The Rhododendron vialii isolate Sample 1 chromosome 1a, ASM3025357v1 region AAGATAAAATGGAAGAGCATACAGATTTGTGGAACAGAGGCTCTCCAGCATCTCCTTTCCTTCTCTTGGCCTACTGCCGAGGTCCCACCGGCCCCCCTCGGCCTTCCATCTCttttataagtatttatttcacatttttaaactaaaaaataatgtaaatgaaaaataattttttgatttttttttaccgtattaaagatctcaacgaaatctttcaaataagatctatattgcatatttttaaattttaataaactcatcatttttgagtttaaaattactttcttaaaaaataattacttatttcacgttctggaacgggccttAGCCCTTTTTAATATTTcccttttttaattcttttatcCTTTCCACTCCTCTTTTATTTAACCATTTTCATTTCCACACTTTAAACTTATTTTAATCCAATTCCCATAATCCCAGGCAATCCACCAGTAGTGCACGGCTGTCGGCAGGTAGAAAATAATCAGGTGTGGACCAATGCACCACCATTTCTTGCAAAACTCCCAATTTAAGGCCAAATTTGGTGTACGCACTCTTCTGACCTTCAATCACAGATATATAACAAAAGAcgttaaataataataatataggACATAACAAATGTATATTAGGCTGTCTAAATGTGTACATTTCGGCATTTATCAGGCGCCACCCCTGACTTAGTCCTATTGAACTTAGGTGcagaggatcaaaaaaaaaacttaggtGTAGTTCTTTTTGTAGCTTAGGCGGTGCATATGGCTAATGAGAGCAAGTTGTAAATATCTTGCCCACGCATGCGTACCGGTAGTAATGCTGGGAGCCAAACTTTGGCTTGATTCTCACTTGTGGCACATTTATGCCTTGATTGTTACATACACGCACCATCTTCACCCCAAATGTTGGATCTATGTTTTCTCAATTCTCATACCCTGTGTTTTACCTGTACCCATAATTGTAATGCCTTAAAAACCCCATTTTTGCAGATTATGGAGTTGGTTATATGTTAATTCAAGGTATTCAAAGAGGGCTGGGGATTGAGAATTGAACATTAGCTAGGCTTGGTTTCTATAGGGAATGGATCCTCCCTAGTAAGTGTCCGGGACAGTTGTTGAAGGTACCTCACAAGTGTGGATTGCACAATAATACTCTTACCGATAAGAGTATATTATATTGTAACAAAAAAAGTGGACTGCACGACTGTCCGGGATAGTAATTAACTGGAGAGGATTTCATCCCTTCCTAGTTagttgcttctttctttttcattttttacatCTCTTTTCTTCTGAGTTCATCTCCTGCATAATACCCTTGTGGGAGGCTCAACCGTTGATTTTCTTTCATGGATATGTTCATTTTTTGGACTGTATGGAATTAACGGTGTGAATCATTAGCCTCGATTGaggccaaaaaagaaaaatatgaaagatTACGGAGGATATGGGAATGAACGGGAGCtgattcatttttctctttgttgAGCAATCGGCCCAAACCAACAAAGCACGAAAAACAATCAAGCGAAAACTAACGAACGGAAGAGAGATTTTTACTTGCTTCTCCAACTATGAAGTTGAATAACATTTAAAAGGTTCACACCAATTTCCATTTTATATCGAATGAAAATAATGGTgccgtgtatatatataaaaaaccTATAATTGTAACATACGTATGATTTACGTGTCTATTTGTTAATCATAATAGCCCTGTAAGTCAAAACCAAAGACATCAACGGTCCTACAATAATTGTGTGGGAGTATTCTATCCCCTTGAACCAGCTCCTCCTTTCCAATGTTGCTCCCCGTTTGGCCGGGTCTCAATTTCTGGTTCTGCCTCGGGATCATCTCGTCTCCATCATGGGTTTTCTCATTCTTGGCCATGGATTTCGCGAAGAAAACCACCGGCCTCGTCTCCGTCGTCCTGATTTTGGCAATCGTATTGTCATGGTCCGCTAGCAACTTGGCGCTTTGGAAGTTCTATTTCTCTTTGCGGAGAAATCCAGAGACCGACCGTTTCTTCCGCGCTTACGAAGGTGCCGGCAAAACCATCGGCTACGCGCTTCTGTTCTTCGGCAACGTCGGTCTCTACTACTTCTCCGAGAAATCCGTTGCTTGCATGCTCACTTTCCTCTCGCTTGCCGTTTACTGCCTCTGCGCTCTCTTATGCATCCAACCTTACGCGGATTTCGGCGCCCTGGAGTTCCTCCTCAGTGCGAGTCTGAATCAAGCATTGAGTCTTTTCGGGCTCCATTCGTCATACTCGTGGCTCGTTATAATTGCGTGTATTGTCATATCGGGGATGCGGTACTGTCTGGAACCGGTGCATCCCCCGGAGGAAGCGACGAGAGATGAAATCGAACTCGAAACAGGGCAATTACCTGCCAAGACTCACAAAGAAGACCACCCTCCTCCTCTCCGGGCACGGCTGGCCGACGATAATCCCTCACCATCGGGCAGTTTTCTTGATATTCTAGCTCTAAGCGGATCGCCGGTTCCTTTTAGAAGGAGATTTCATTTGCCGCCGAAATATTCCGCCGAGGAGAGAGGTCAGAATCTCCCAGAACCATTAATTAGGAGTGATTCTATTTGAACCCCATAAAAAATCTGTTGAGCCCCAAATCTCTATTTAcacccagttttttttttttttttaaacacagaAGGATAAGAGAGTAATTCTATTTACCATCCAATTACTTGTGTAAAATTTATTTGTAGCCGACCCTCGGTGAGCTAATTCTTGTCAGCAAACTAATCCTCCCGAGGCCCGCTGTCAACGTGCACATTATCGAGCATTCATACTTCCCATTCTGTTCATGAACTAAACTATCTGCACAGCTGATTTCACTACCAATTCCAGTTTTGGCCTTAAAACTATGCCTACCCCTTCACTGTAAAcccagaaatgatattggtaccgacctcccggtaccgaaatcgtaccgccggccgccggtgggccgtctccggccaccggacggccgatccgagccgtccaaaaattttaaaaaaaaaaaacgagggggcctacgcgtgaatcaacggcatccgaggtgtgtaaggtgcttgatccgagcacccttttttcgtgtatatatgtatattcccgcgaatatacatatatacacgaaaaaagggtgctcggatcaagaaccttacacacctcggatgccgttgattctcgcgtaggccccctcgttttttttttttaaaatttttggacggctcggatcggccgtccggtggccggagacggcccaccggcggccggcggtacgatttcggtaccggggaggtcggtacatgtagcacaACTCCTGTAAACCTCACTTGTAGCCAGGGGCGGAGTTAGAATGGAGTATTACGCAATGGGGTCCAAACATAAgcgatgttcaaaaaaaaacaaattacagaCTGTTGTAATCTAAATGGATTTCTTGGGGGCAATTGTTTGATATTTGTGGGGTCTAATTCATATAAATAACCAAAATCTATAACAatatttagagattttttttttgaagcgaGTGGGGTCAAGTGATCGCACTTGACAGTTGACACTATGTGACTCCACCCTTGTTGTGGTTGGAAATTTCTGGCTTTGGTTTGAGAACAATGCCAGATTCCTCCGTTTTCCCCTCAGCCTTGATCTTTGCCTCAACAGCAGGAGATATCACCGCACGTTTAGTCACGATTACAAACCTGCAAAAACAGTCGAACGTCCATGaggttttccattttcttcaatCCCACAAAAGCCTAGGAAAACGATATGATTTTTCTGTAACGGTTTGGAGCTAGTGATTCTCACTTGTCACTCTTTGTTGGAATGCCATAGATTACGTAATCAAGAATGCGAATGGACCCAAGTTCCGATTATTTCCTAAGTCGACTTCAGATGACAAAGAAGGTTGTAAAAGTGCTTTGAGATTTCTATCCCGGTCAAAGTTGCGCATAAAACATGTATGAAAGTATATAATATAGTAGTATCAATCGAATCTCTCCATGCAACTCTCATCGTCTCCCTCTACCTCAAACAAGGCCATGTAAGGTCTTTATATAGTCCTAAGAAAAAACTCTCCGCGATATATTTAATCAAGTCAATTATCAAGAATAATTACACACATAATTAATATTGTAACGGACTAATAATAAAATTGCCAATTAAGCTCATAATCATTAGGGGACATAAGTATATGTCCAATGATTTAATGTCATCATATTAGATACTATTGAAAGATTTAGAAAGAGACAgatttgaaaaccaaataaagtGATCAACTATTGCCAAGATATCCAAATCCTTCGACACTTAAGCCGAATCTTCCCAGTCCCCCCATGGCGTTCCAATATgattgttggaaatttacgGAATTTCGGTTGAATGAAACCGGGATTTTGGAGGGTCTTCCGAAGCAACCAGTCCCGAGTTCGTTGTATCTGGACGcaccaccacaatcaatagacgtattgatgtgtgtgGCCGTAACTCCCGCAGCATTACTCCTCCCCATGATGGCCATGATGATGTTTTATTCAGCAATTGATGGCTGTTTTATTCTTGTAACCTCCAAGCATTTGATGGCAGCATAATGGCTGAATTCATTTCAGCAATTGATGGCTGTATTCAccccttcttcctcctccactcTATATAAAGGAGGCTCTCGTTTGGAGGAGTAATCAGAAAATTCCAGGCCTTCCAATAATTCCAGAATATTGTTCTTTGAGAGAGAGTGACAggcggtagtcagttcgccaaggcggtcgacggcggtgttccgaccgcttgcggtttagccgagccaaccctgggaggaagacgccaaacacgaacctacaacaccgacggtaggtggcgaatctttcttaaggagactgtggtatcacacaggactcggtttgttttcttggaaaaaaCGTTTCGTATCTCGACTGTTCCATTCTGTTTTGTTATTGTATTATGCTTCGGTTATGTAATTGTGAaagtatcaatgaaattgttctctggaattttcTGTTATTGCCGAAATTTTCCCAACATATGCatcatgctctctctctctctctctctctctctctctctctctctatacatcCAAACACCACAGTAATCACAATCACCAACACCGCTGCAGGCAATTACACAGGCAACCACTGCCCTCTCTGTCCAACCAGGCAATTACCCTCTTTGTCGTCTCCGTGACTCATCAACAACGTCGGCTTATGATGGTGCGGCCACTTTCGACctccaaaaaattataaattttaggGGCCTCTTTTACTTCGAATCCCTTGTGGTAgtctaacaaaaaaaaggactcGAAAAGTCAAGGTTGGCCTTGTCCATCACCCCACGCCACACAACAGGCTAGGGGTTGCCCTTGGAAAACAGTTCGCAATGGGAACTTCTCTCAGATGTAGGAATCATTCTATTCACATAACATTTACATCGACAGAATTTTGTGGGTGAAACGCCCACTTTGTGATTGCTAACGGCATATATTTATACTCCTTTAACCCTTCTAATCAATGAGGGTCTCGAGAGGATTCGCCACGCCCGTGGAGGTGGCCTAAGTCCGTCCTTGCATTGAAACAACTATAAGATCCTAACCGTGCATGTACTGCGAACCATTTGTTCCTTTCCACAGCAATTTCACGCAAGTTTTTTGGTTGCAAGAAAAGAGACCCAAATTAAATTGCCGTCGcgtttaattttgatttgaccCAAGTAGAAAAAGTAAACAACTCATGCCAatttctattctctctctctttcttaacATGAgagcctctctctctaaacttttcTCCTTCTAGGGTTTTCTTCGGGGGGTGGGACAGTGGGAGTGACCGCCACTCCTCACACCCACCTTCCCCCTTCCTCCGGCTTTCCTCTTCTTCACCTCATAGCCTCGTCGTGCTCCACCTGAACTTCCCCTCCCCCTCCACCCTCCGCCTCCATCTTCTCCCCTCCTTCCTTTGTCCACTTGTTCGGCTTTGCTGAAGCCGAACTGGTGAAGATTTGAAGATGGGATGGTTTGGCTTTTCTCATCTGGAGAATAAGCCGACGGATCCGGTGCGGTGGCTTCCAGCGACAGCATCCTCggtcggatttttttttttaattttcctgtctctttttcgttttgtttgttttggattttgttagtTTGGTTCTTTCATTTTAATGAGAGTTTTTCCTCTCCGGTGTGGGGTTTCTGGTGTTGTTTTGGCTGACTTTGCCGCACTTAAGGGTGTGTGTTGCTCTCTCTATTTGGATATTGGTCACGGTCAATTAGGTGGCAAAGCTCGATTGTGAGGCTCTAGTAGGTGATTTTGGATAGCTAGGCCACTTGTTTAGTTATTTACTCCCCTTAATTGGGACGATATACAACCTCGATGTATTCCAATGTTTTCTGATTATAATAACTCCTACcagtttggaaaaaaaacaaaaaaagccccTCAATGCCATGATGCCAGAAATATGTCAGAATCACTAAGAGAAACGTTGTTCTGCACGATATACAAACTTCTCCCAACCTTAATTTAAACTCAACAAATTAATATCATCACACCATACACCAGcacccaaaaaatgaaaaaataataattaatacAAGCACGAACCCATTGATAAAACACAATGCAAGGAATTAAACACAACCAAATTCTCATACATGacacaagaaaggaaaaaaaattatacccaCAGCAAACACGCTACCCAAACAACCGGAGCTTATGTATCAACGTCGCACGATTTTCTCACGACAGTCGGGGACGAcgaaaaccgcaccaaaaccgACGGGCACAGAACCCTCAACGTCCGGCGCCCCTTCCACGCTCCCACCTTTAGCCTTATCCTCGCCTTCATCCGGACGTCCAACTCCACCGCCCCACCGGATCTCTCCGTCTTCATACCCTTCGCCGTGTCTCCAGACAGCGCCACGTCCTGAGCCACGAGATTCACCCCCAACCGAGTCACGTTCTTGTGGCGCTGGAGAAAGGGGGCCAAGGTGTTGAACGCCAACTTTTGGCCGTCGAACCACACCGAGGTCTCCACCTTCTTGTAGTAGACGGAGACCTTGGTGTTGGGGTTGTATGCCCTCAGGATGAAGTTGAAGGTGGAGTTGAGGTGGTTGGTTTGGGACAAGTTATAGCCGCTGATCGAGCCGGATTCGATCGAGTAGACTAAGCGTTTGGGCTTCACGGCTAGCCATATGATGAGGATGGTTAGACCGACGAGGAGGATGATGATTAGCAAGATGATTCCGATGGTTCGGAACAGCTTGGAGCGGCCCGGGCGGGCAGGAGGCTGTGTTCGGGCTGGTGGATTGGCCATGGCTAGAGATTGAGAGGGTGTAAACTCTAGAGTGATGAATTGGCCGACGAGTGTACGTTGTTTTTATAGTACTTCTACATGATAAAGTTGAGGAATGTTTGGTTTGAGAAGCTACATTACAGATACAGTTGTCATCCCGAtaagaaattttacttttttcatgCATTGATTCCTTGCTTTTATCTTTGCATTGCTTTAGACTTAACATTGAATTCTCTCACTGTTGCGTTTGATTTCTTGCATGAAACTCAAGTCATCTCATGATTTTCAGATTCCCCTGTTTTCTCAGATTCCCCTGTTTTTATCAATTCCGGTAATTCACAGTTGAACTCCTAATACAATACCCCAAATTAACAAGGCACATGTTCCTAGTGACAagttgtttttgaaaaagatgagaGAGACAACAAGAATGATATATTGGTATCGCTATGGTGCTCTGACTCCTTTTTGAACGACAGCTAAAaggttgtttgataaaattgaaatCTGAAagttgaaagctgaaaaattaagtattgaaaactaaatgttgaaatttttaagctgaaaaactgtttgataaatatattaagtactgaattaaaaaaatgatgaattaattttgttccaattctttcttaatttactaacagtCACAATATACTTCTAGtaatggtggagtggtggtggagtggtagaggtggtggtggtgatggtggtggaggtggtagagtggtggtgtaGTGCTGGTGGTGG contains the following coding sequences:
- the LOC131322506 gene encoding uncharacterized protein LOC131322506; translation: MLLPVWPGLNFWFCLGIISSPSWVFSFLAMDFAKKTTGLVSVVLILAIVLSWSASNLALWKFYFSLRRNPETDRFFRAYEGAGKTIGYALLFFGNVGLYYFSEKSVACMLTFLSLAVYCLCALLCIQPYADFGALEFLLSASLNQALSLFGLHSSYSWLVIIACIVISGMRYCLEPVHPPEEATRDEIELETGQLPAKTHKEDHPPPLRARLADDNPSPSGSFLDILALSGSPVPFRRRFHLPPKYSAEERAN
- the LOC131335921 gene encoding uncharacterized protein At1g08160-like translates to MANPPARTQPPARPGRSKLFRTIGIILLIIILLVGLTILIIWLAVKPKRLVYSIESGSISGYNLSQTNHLNSTFNFILRAYNPNTKVSVYYKKVETSVWFDGQKLAFNTLAPFLQRHKNVTRLGVNLVAQDVALSGDTAKGMKTERSGGAVELDVRMKARIRLKVGAWKGRRTLRVLCPSVLVRFSSSPTVVRKSCDVDT